A stretch of Henckelia pumila isolate YLH828 chromosome 4, ASM3356847v2, whole genome shotgun sequence DNA encodes these proteins:
- the LOC140866413 gene encoding uncharacterized protein isoform X1: MTQNSSSSAIFVGSLEKMDGCRPDSVQESSQTPNSQALPEETERKARVDATWLQMNKGVSAKSINSMMEMHRSTVNKNSRKNSSQTSSAGWMGYLGFGSKKTPSPGQGIADKPPSITQNCIGEDAKRHAAAALAAVKEAAGLSTAGRGKVEVTEVRDFAGEEIEVKKLVDAEAVDKGKTAAGAISAVDAVLEQIKKKPKLSVLDKSKKDWGEFKDENIGMEDELDAYKKSSNQYLDKVSFLQRTDYREFERERDVRLAAQAKRKVDMRDD, encoded by the exons ATGACTCAGAACTCTAGCTCCTCTGCTATTTTTGTTG GCAGTTTGGAAAAGATGGATGGGTGCAGACCGGATTCCGTGCAAGAAAGTTCTCAGACTCCCAACTCACAGGCTTTGCCTGAAGAAACAG AAAGAAAAGCTCGCGTAGATGCTACTTGGCTGCAAATGAATAAAGGAGTTTCTGCAAAATCGATCAATTCCATGATGGAAATGCATAGATCAACCGTAAATAAGAATTCTCGAAAGAATTCCTCCCAGACTTCATCAGCT GGTTGGATGGGTTATCTAGGCTTCGGATCAAAGAAAACACCATCTCCTGGCCAAGGGATAGCAGACAAGCCACCTAGCATCACTCAAAATTGTATCGGTGAGGATGCCAAAAGACATGCGGCTGCTGCTCTTGCAGCAGTTAAGGAAGCTGCTGGGTTATCCACTGCAGGAAGGGGCAAAGTTGAG GTTACTGAAGTTCGAGACTTTGCCGGTGAggaaattgaagtgaagaaACTCGTTGATGCTGAGGCAGTTGATAAAGGTAAGACTGCAGCAGGTGCTATTTCTGCTGTAGATGCCGTTCTAGAGCAGATAAAAAAGAAACCTAAACTGAGTGTTCTTGACAAATCAAAGAAGGATTGGGGTGAGTTCAAGGACGAAAATATAGGGATGGAAGACGAGCTAGATGCTTACAAAAAGAGTTCGAATCAGTACCTAGACAAGGTTTCTTTCTTGCAGCGTACTGATTACAGAGAGTTTGAGCGGGAGAGAGATGTCCGCCTTGCCGCGCAGGCCAAGAGAAAGGTAGATATGCGGGATGATTGA
- the LOC140863389 gene encoding auxin-responsive protein IAA26-like, producing MEGFCKKEVGCPQLLDLMVPKGKEVLVKSAEETKHELSEEKKLELRLGPPSGDWTISKERDHTCFGQFANNPSTQNPVLKSPWNHQNMASFLHLQSAPQGPVTVKKESSQPCSIRAAVDLQSAEKKAFSPANTAVHNSNSAQKRTAPAPAPVVGWPPLRSFRKNLVSGSSSKLASESESPTAGLTKLSEQKQIKNCPKSPFVKINMDGVPIGRKVDLKAYDSYEKLAVAVDELFRGLLAVQRDACGGGIKNKENEGKGAIGGLLDGSGEYTLVYEDNEGDRMLVGDVPWHMFVSTVKRLRVLKSSELPTLSSGGKKQCKVELGATA from the exons atGGAGGGGTTTTGTAAAAAAGAGGTGGGTTGTCCTCAGCTACTGGATTTGATGGTTCCCAAAGGGAAGGAGGTGCTTGTGAAAAGTGCAGAAGAAACGAAACATGAACTTTCAGAGGAGAAAAAGCTTGAGTTAAGGCTTGGACCACCGAGTGGAGACTGGACCATTTCCAAAGAAAGAGACCATACATGTTTTGGTCAATTTGCAAATAACCCGTCCACTCAAAATCCAGTCTTGAAATCTCCATGGAACCATCAAAATATGGCTtcttttcttcatcttcaatcAGCTCCTCAAGGCCCGgttactgtcaagaaggaatcCTCACAGCCCTGTAGCATTAGAGCAGCAGTGGATTTGCAGTCTGCAGAAAAGAAGGCATTTTCACCAGCTAATACAGCTGTTCATAACAGCAACAGTGCTCAGAAAAG GACTGCTCCTGCTCCTGCTCCAGTGGTGGGATGGCCTCCTTTGCGATCATTTCGAAAGAATCTTGTGAGTGGCAGTTCTTCCAAACTGGCTTCCGAGTCCGAGTCTCCCACCGCCGGCTTAACCAAACTCAGTGAGCAGAAACAGATAAAAAATTGCCCGAAAAGCCCGTTTGTGAAGATCAACATGGATGGTGTTCCCATTGGACGAAAAGTGGACCTAAAAGCATATGATAGTTATGAAAAGCTTGCCGTAGCAGTCGATGAACTCTTTAGAGGTCTTCTGGCAG TTCAAAGAGATGCTTGTGGTGGTGGAATCAAGAACAAGGAAAACGAAGGGAAAGGGGCGATCGGAGGTTTATTGGATGGAAGTGGTGAATATACTCTCGTTTATGAAGATAATGAAGGTGACAGGATGCTTGTTGGTGATGTTCCTTGGCA CATGTTTGTATCAACTGTGAAGAGGCTGCGCGTCTTGAAAAGTTCTGAACTCCCTACCCTGTCGA GTGGAGGGAAAAAACAGTGTAAGGTTGAACTCGGCGCAACGGCTTAA
- the LOC140863276 gene encoding uncharacterized protein, protein MLPVCSTTANSSCHTQVPIHGGLKSFSLFDVNCNHVDKISRNFSNGVLDRASSLEYFKRRPASCFYSNYAANGEQCSSMDMINRPASQIGLGSTKYLKHGNYQVGAIDESHLLGPNRMIFVESSSGSAEGDQLVELTSETIDNAVDIPSYADPEISTPFYDVTSDPSPAPDSLNGDANSFSDLDASVSEIKESFSDTIKSGENILNNSIDTITSSVNKTLTNATEAVDGVIKDITSFFNKSGESFSNKFTGVTSDLKGASGRAGLGALDVLRKAVVIVEDSLIQGAKNAGYAYNSAKEFLPPEFKGTINFSENTIIKILGPVGTAFQQVYIAVEGFEKSLGLDPNDPLVPLVLFLAFSTTLWGSYRVFIYGGYAGDLSPKSTLELLQGNENAVLIDIRPESLKERDGIPDLRRTTRYRYSSLTVPEVDDSVKKLLKGGRDIEDSLLAVVIRNLKIVKDRSKVLVMDADGTQSKGVARSLRKLGIVEPYLVQGGFRSWANEGLRIKELKSETALTIINEEAVAILEEINPTPLKLIGYGIVFAAAAYSLFEWEKTLQFIAVIGLGQTILGRVGSYTDAEDIKKDVRFLLTPARLGGQAISWVAGKLDTNRNGLPTSPSSSDVRSRVLQAAAKHESGPEDTQDVSPITASGNAEVNASEA, encoded by the exons ATGTTACCCGTTTGCTCAACCACCGCCAACAGCTCCTGTCATACACAG GTTCCTATCCATGGAGGACTGAAATCATTTTCCCTGTTCGATGTCAACTGCAACCATGTGGACAAAATTTCCCGTAATTTCTCCAATGGAGTTCTTGACAGAGCTTCTTCATTGGAATACTTCAAGAGACGACCTGCTTCGTGCTTCTACTCTAACTATGCTGCGAACGGCGAACAATGCAGCTCCATGGACATGATTAATAGGCCGGCAAGTCAGATTGGGTTAGGAAGCACAAAATATCTGAAACATGGCAATTATCAAGTTGGAGCGATTGACGAATCACACCTTTTAGGGCCAAACAGAATGATATTTGTAGAGAGCTCGAGTGGCTCTGCTGAAGGTGATCAGCTCGTGGAATTGACTAGTGAAACAATCGACAATGCTGTTGACATACCGAGTTATGCTGATCCTGAAATAAGTACACCTTTCTATGATGTTACAAGTGATCCCTCTCCAGCACCCGATTCTCTAAACGGTGATGCAAATTCGTTCTCTGACCTGGATGCGAGTGTCTCTGAAATAAAGGAATCATTTTCCGATACAATTAAAAgtggagaaaatattttgaacaatTCAATTGATACCATCACTTCATCGGTGAACAAAACTCTTACAAATGCTACTGAAGCAGTCGATGGTGTCATCAAGGACATCACTTCGTTTTTTAATAAATCTGGAGAATCGTTTAGTAATAAGTTTACTGGTGTCACTAGTGATCTTAAGGGAGCATCGGGTAGAGCTGGGCTTGGCGCACTTGATGTGTTAAGGAAGGCTGTTGTTATAGTCGAGGATTCTCTAATACAGGGGGCCAAAAATGCTGGGTACGCTTATAATTCTGCTAAGGAATTTCTTCCTCCAGAATTCAAAGGGACAATCAATTTTTCCGAAAACACCATTATTAAAATACTCGGGCCTGTCGGAACTGCTTTTCAACAG GTTTATATTGCTGTGGAGGGGTTTGAAAAAAGCCTTGGTCTGGACCCTAATGATCCTCTTGTTCCACTTGTTCTTTTCCTTGCATTTTCAACCACTCTATG GGGTTCTTACAGGGTATTTATATATGGTGGATATGCTGGAGATTTATCTCCGAAGTCAACTTTGGAGCTCTTACAAGGAAATGAGAATGCTGTGCTTATTGACATTCGGCCCGAG AGTTTGAAGGAAAGAGATGGCATTCCTGATCTTCGTCGGACAACGCGCTATCGATATTCCAGTCTAACAGTGCCTGAG GTTGATGACTCTGTGAAAAAGTTGCTCAAGGGAGGAAGAGACATTGAAGACTCATTACTTGCCGTTGTCATTCGGAACCTTAAAATTGTTAAA GACAGGTCAAAGGTTTTGGTTATGGATGCTGATGGAACGCAATCCAAGGGTGTTGCGAGATCACTAAGGAAGCTTGGAATCGTG GAACCATATCTTGTCCAAGGTGGCTTTCGCTCTTGGGCGAATGAGGGTCTCCGTATCAAAGAGCTAAAATCTGAAACTGCGCTTACCATTATCAATGAG GAAGCTGTGGCAATCTTGGAGGAAATAAATCCAACTCCTTTGAAACTTATTGGATATGGAATT GTCTTCGCCGCTGCGGCATATTCATTATTTg AATGGGAGAAGACTCTACAATTCATTGCTGTTATTGGTCTTGGCCAG ACTATACTCGGGAGAGTTGGTTCTTACACTGACGCTGAAGATATTAAGAAGGACGTCCG GTTTCTGCTAACTCCAGCTAGACTTGGAGGTCAGGCCATTTCTTGGGTTGCTGGCAAATTAGATACGAACCGTAATGGACTCCCTACATCACCGTCATCATCCGACGTCCGAAGCAGGGTGTTGCAAGCTGCTGCAAAGCATGAATCGGGACCTGAAGATACACAAGACGTGTCTCCGATCACAGCTTCTGGCAACGCGGAGGTTAATGCATCTGAAGCATAG
- the LOC140866686 gene encoding NADP-dependent malic enzyme, chloroplastic-like, with the protein MFSLNGSTFLNKPLSGVSKCLVQSTQTKKFSSPAVVVASLSSNGSPGDRNVSVLLEKEIRENAPPSPSIASQISVIEEETNTTVGGGVEDVYGEDSATEDQYITPWTVTVASGYQLLRDPHHNKGLAFTEKERDAHFLRGLLPPVVISQDLQVKKMMHNMRQYQVPLQRYMAMMDLQERNEKLFYKLLIDNVEELLPVVYTPTVGEACQKYGCIFRQPQGLFISLKEKGRILEVLRNWPQKKIQVIVLTDGERILGLGDLGCQGMGIPVGKLSLYSALGGIRPSACLPVTIDVGTNNEDLLNDEFYIGLRRRRATGQEYSELLHEFMTAVKQNYGEKVLIQFEDFANHNAFDLLAKYRSTHLVFNDDIQGTASVVLAGLIASLKLVGGTLAEHTFLFLGAGEAGTGIAELIALEMSKQTGAPLEETRKKIWLVDSKGLIVKSRLELLQHFKRPWAHEHEHVQSLLDAVKVLKPTVLIGSSGAGRTFTKEVIQAMASFNEKPIILALSNPTSQSECTAEEAYRWSEGRAIFASGSPFAPVEYNGTSYASGQANNAYIFPGFGLGLIISGAIRVHDDMLLVASEALASQVSQENLDKGLVYPPFANIRKISAHIAAEVAAKAYELGLATRLPQPENLVAHAESFMYSPNYRKYR; encoded by the exons ATGTTCTCGTTGAATGGAAGCACTTTTCTG AACAAACCTCTTTCTGGGGTGTCGAAATGCTTGGTACAGTCCACACAAACAAAGAAATTTTCTTCACCTGCAGTGGTGGTGGCTTCTCTGAGCTCAAATGGCTCTCCGGGTGATCGAAACGTGAGCGTTTTGTTGGAGAAAGAGATCCGGGAGAATGCTCCTCCTTCACCATCGATAGCGTCACAGATATCAGTGATTGAGGAAGAAACGAATACCACCGTCGGTGGTGGAGTTGAAGATGTCTACGGTGAGGATAGCGCCACCGAGGATCAGTACATCACCCCCTGGACTGTCACTGTCGccag TGGTTATCAATTGTTGCGTGACCCCCACCATAACAAAGGTCTTGCGTTCACCGAGAAAGAGAGGGATGCCCACTTTTTACGTGGTCTTCTTCCTCCAGTTGTCATCAGCCAAGACCTTCAG GTGAAAAAGATGATGCACAACATGCGGCAGTACCAGGTACCACTACAGAGGTACATGGCTATGATGGATCTCCAG GAGAGAAATGAAAAACTGTTCTACAAACTTCTCATTGACAATGTCGAAGAGTTGCTCCCAGTCGTCTATACTCCAACTGTAGGTGAAGCATGCCAAAAATATGGATGCATATTCAGGCAACCTCAGGGCCTCTTTATCAGTCTCAAAGAAAA GGGAAGAATTCTCGAGGTATTGAGAAATTGGCCGCAGAAGAAAATTCAAGTCATCGTGCTGACAGACGGTGAGAGGATTTTGGGACTTGGAGACCTTGGCTGCCAG GGAATGGGCATACCTGTGGGAAAGCTTTCTTTATATTCAGCTCTCGGTGGCATCCGTCCTTCTGCT TGCTTGCCTGTGACCATTGACGTGGGGACAAACAACGAGGACTTGttaaatgatgaattttatattgggCTCAGACGGAGAAGAGCAACTGGACAG GAATATTCTGAACTTCTGCATGAGTTTATGACTGCGGTGAAGCAAAATTACGGAGAAAAAGTCCTTATCCAA TTTGAAGACTTTGCGAATCACAACGCTTTTGATCTCCTTGCAAAGTATAGAAGTACCCATCTTGTTTTTAATGATGATATTCAG GGTACAGCATCTGTGGTTCTTGCCGGTCTTATTGCGTCATTGAAATTAGTTGGGGGCACCTTAGCTGAACATACTTTCTTGTTCCTCGGAGCTGGAGAG GCTGGCACCGGTATTGCAGAACTTATTGCTCTTGAAATGTCAAAACAG ACTGGTGCCCCACTGGAAGAGACTCGCAAGAAGATTTGGCTTGTAGACTCAAAA GGGTTGATCGTTAAGTCTCGTTTGGAATTGCTTCAACATTTTAAGAGGCCCTGGGCTCACGAACATGAACATGTCCAAAGCTTGTTAGATGCTGTAAAG GTCCTGAAACCGACAGTTTTAATTGGATCTTCTGGAGCAGGAAGAACGTTCACAAAAGAAGTGATCCAGGCGATGGCATCGTTCAATGAG AAACCCATTATTCTTGCTCTCTCCAACCCGACTTCACAGTCCGAATGCACAGCCGAAGAAGCTTATAGATGGAGTGAG GGCCGAGCCATTTTCGCCAGTGGCAGCCCATTTGCTCCTGTTGAATATAACGGGACTTCTTATGCATCTGGCCAG GCAAATAATGCATACATCTTCCCCGGATTCGGTTTGGGTTTGATAATTTCTGGCGCAATCCGAGTTCATGATGACATGCTCTTGGTAGCTT CGGAAGCATTAGCTTCGCAAGTCAGCCAAGAGAACTTAGATAAAGGACTTGTGTATCCACCATTTGCAAACATCAGAAAGATTTCAGCCCATATTGCAGCCGAAGTAGCTGCAAAAGCATACGAACTTG GTTTAGCTACCCGTCTCCCGCAACCAGAGAACCTCGTGGCACATGCTGAAAGCTTTATGTACAGCCCCAACTATCGTAAATACCGCTGA
- the LOC140866687 gene encoding protein SAWADEE HOMEODOMAIN HOMOLOG 1-like — MDVNDEFEKMDIEDDEFEFTLSEIIEMENLFKEMSDKFFSQSFCQELATKFSRSVYRSEKFPVKWEQVRRWFQDKRSTLAAKAIPSFSPEKSLASPRALPVKRRVKTISIGEAAAELPNLMFEARSAKDYAWFDVAYFLNFRVLNSGELMVRVRFAGFDRQEDEWVSADKAIRERSIPLDPTECNAVNVGDQVLCYRVNEYHALYVDAQVTGIERISHDESGCTCVFNVRYDYDNFEDKVGCNNLCRRPTQSSKENKASGFSIVS, encoded by the exons ATGGATGTAAATGATGAATTTGAGAAAATGGATATAGAAGACGATGAATTTGAGTTTACATTATCTGAG ATAATTGAAATGGAGAACTTATTTAAAGAAATGAGTGATAAATTTTTCAGTCAAAGTTTCTGCCAAGAGCTTGCCACCAAATTTAG TCGTTCAGTTTACCGTTCAGAAAAATTTCCAGTAAAATGGGAGCAG GTGCGACGTTGGTTTCAAGATAAACGGAGTACTTTGGCAGCCAAAGCTATTCCGTCCTTTTCTCCAGAAAAATCTTTGGCTTCTCCAAGGGCTTTACCGGTTAaaagaagag TGAAGACAATTTCTATCGGTGAAGCAGCTGCGGAGCTACCAAACTTGATGTTTGAGGCTAGATCAGCAAAGGATTATGCTTG GTTTGATGTTGCTTACTTCCTCAATTTCAGAGTTCTCAACTCCGGGGAGCTT ATGGTTCGTGTGAGATTTGCGGGCTTTGACAGACAGGAAGACGAATGGGTAAGCGCTGACAAGGCAATCCGGGAGCGCTCGATTCCTTTAGATCCTACCGAATGCAACGCTGTTAATGTCGGAGATCAAGTTCTCTGCTACAGG GTCAACGAATATCATGCACTCTATGTTGATGCTCAAGTCACCGGAATCGAAAGGATATCACATGACGAGAGCGGCTGCACGTGCGTCTTTAACGTTCGCTACGACTATGACAACTTTGAG GACAAGGTTGGATGTAATAATTTGTGCCGCAGGCCAACGCAATCATCGAAGGAAAACAAGGCGTCGGGTTTCTCCATAGTGTCGTGA
- the LOC140866413 gene encoding uncharacterized protein isoform X2 produces the protein MDGCRPDSVQESSQTPNSQALPEETERKARVDATWLQMNKGVSAKSINSMMEMHRSTVNKNSRKNSSQTSSAGWMGYLGFGSKKTPSPGQGIADKPPSITQNCIGEDAKRHAAAALAAVKEAAGLSTAGRGKVEVTEVRDFAGEEIEVKKLVDAEAVDKGKTAAGAISAVDAVLEQIKKKPKLSVLDKSKKDWGEFKDENIGMEDELDAYKKSSNQYLDKVSFLQRTDYREFERERDVRLAAQAKRKVDMRDD, from the exons ATGGATGGGTGCAGACCGGATTCCGTGCAAGAAAGTTCTCAGACTCCCAACTCACAGGCTTTGCCTGAAGAAACAG AAAGAAAAGCTCGCGTAGATGCTACTTGGCTGCAAATGAATAAAGGAGTTTCTGCAAAATCGATCAATTCCATGATGGAAATGCATAGATCAACCGTAAATAAGAATTCTCGAAAGAATTCCTCCCAGACTTCATCAGCT GGTTGGATGGGTTATCTAGGCTTCGGATCAAAGAAAACACCATCTCCTGGCCAAGGGATAGCAGACAAGCCACCTAGCATCACTCAAAATTGTATCGGTGAGGATGCCAAAAGACATGCGGCTGCTGCTCTTGCAGCAGTTAAGGAAGCTGCTGGGTTATCCACTGCAGGAAGGGGCAAAGTTGAG GTTACTGAAGTTCGAGACTTTGCCGGTGAggaaattgaagtgaagaaACTCGTTGATGCTGAGGCAGTTGATAAAGGTAAGACTGCAGCAGGTGCTATTTCTGCTGTAGATGCCGTTCTAGAGCAGATAAAAAAGAAACCTAAACTGAGTGTTCTTGACAAATCAAAGAAGGATTGGGGTGAGTTCAAGGACGAAAATATAGGGATGGAAGACGAGCTAGATGCTTACAAAAAGAGTTCGAATCAGTACCTAGACAAGGTTTCTTTCTTGCAGCGTACTGATTACAGAGAGTTTGAGCGGGAGAGAGATGTCCGCCTTGCCGCGCAGGCCAAGAGAAAGGTAGATATGCGGGATGATTGA